The genomic stretch ATCCATGGTGGCCCCCTTTCAGGAGGTCGTCACCCATTCTCTCCGGTTTGTGCGGGACATCTGGCGCTCCTACTTCGCGCTGGTCTCGGTGGCCAAAGAAAACGCACGCCTCGAGCGCCGGCTGCGTGAGGCCGAGGCTTTCAACCACCAGTGTCTGGAGGTGGAAAAAAGCAATGCCCGCCTGCGCCATCTGCTGAACTTCAAACCCGCCCACCCTCAGCAGGTGCTGCCCGCCGAGGTGATCGGGATAGACCCCGCGGCATGGTCCAAGACGATCATCATCAACAAGGGGCGCGCCGACGGTTTGGAAAAAGGGTTTCCGGTGGTGGTTCCCGAGGGCATCGTCGGCCAGGTCATCTCGGTTGCCAGTCGTTACGCCAAGGTTTTGATGATCATCGACCCCAACAGCGCAGTGGATGCCATGCTGCAGCG from Desulfobacteraceae bacterium encodes the following:
- the mreC gene encoding rod shape-determining protein MreC, whose protein sequence is MILVVGVILLFVVNVILLSVAGRSRLSVSGPDRFAVSMVAPFQEVVTHSLRFVRDIWRSYFALVSVAKENARLERRLREAEAFNHQCLEVEKSNARLRHLLNFKPAHPQQVLPAEVIGIDPAAWSKTIIINKGRADGLEKGFPVVVPEGIVGQVISVASRYAKVLMIIDPNSAVDAMLQRNRARGIVKGADGGGCLFDYALRKHEIREGDTVISSGLDGVFPKGLRLGRVTGVVKHDAGIFQTVAVTPFVDFEKIEEVLVVVTPPASGADAEP